The Lactobacillus sp. ESL0680 genome has a segment encoding these proteins:
- a CDS encoding D-2-hydroxyacid dehydrogenase produces MKIVNLDSYALNPGDLDWTPLKEFGEYKLYDRTPVNDNAEILRRIGDAEIVLTNKTPLDEQVINAAPNLKYIGVTATGYNVIDVDAARTAGVTVTNVPTYGSDAVAQFTFALLLEIYNQVGLHNKLVHEGKWTSNTDFTFWAKPLFELQGKTIGLIGFGAIAKRVAEIAHAFNMNVIFYNHRPKEVPGDWVKQVSLDELYKEADIISLHVPQTPETTNMICADSIKQMKSGVVIINTARGGLINEADLAAALNDGKVATAGVDVAQTEPIAADSPLLTAKNCYITPHIAWAPHETRDRLLQIVFDNLRAYLNGEQLNVIE; encoded by the coding sequence GTGAAAATTGTAAATTTGGATAGTTATGCCTTGAACCCAGGTGACTTAGATTGGACACCATTAAAGGAATTTGGCGAATACAAATTATATGATCGGACACCAGTTAATGATAATGCGGAAATTTTACGCAGGATTGGTGATGCTGAGATTGTCTTAACTAATAAAACACCGCTTGATGAACAGGTGATTAATGCAGCGCCAAACTTAAAGTATATTGGCGTAACAGCTACAGGTTATAATGTGATTGACGTTGACGCAGCTAGGACAGCTGGTGTTACTGTTACTAACGTTCCAACCTATGGTTCAGATGCCGTAGCGCAATTTACCTTTGCCTTGCTATTAGAAATTTATAATCAAGTTGGTTTACATAACAAGCTAGTTCATGAAGGTAAATGGACGAGCAATACTGACTTTACATTTTGGGCTAAGCCGTTGTTTGAGTTGCAAGGCAAGACCATTGGCTTAATCGGTTTTGGTGCGATTGCTAAGCGCGTTGCTGAAATTGCGCATGCTTTTAACATGAACGTGATTTTCTACAATCATCGTCCTAAAGAAGTTCCTGGTGATTGGGTTAAGCAAGTAAGTCTTGATGAGTTATACAAAGAGGCTGATATTATTTCGCTGCACGTGCCGCAAACTCCTGAAACAACCAATATGATTTGTGCTGACTCAATTAAGCAAATGAAGTCCGGCGTTGTCATTATTAATACGGCGCGCGGTGGCTTAATTAATGAAGCTGATCTTGCTGCTGCTTTAAATGACGGCAAGGTTGCTACTGCCGGTGTTGATGTTGCGCAAACAGAGCCAATAGCTGCAGATAGTCCATTACTGACAGCCAAGAATTGTTACATTACACCGCATATTGCATGGGCTCCTCATGAAACACGCGATCGTTTATTGCAGATTGTTTTTGATAATTTACGAGCTTATCTGAATGGTGAACAATTAAACGTTATTGAATAA
- a CDS encoding restriction endonuclease subunit S, whose protein sequence is MGFIKQTEQFGDYSVASTDLSNYFVISEYTFAYNPSRINVGSIAYKSQGKQNSIVSPLYISFKTTEKLEDTYLWYWFKTQNFEKQREVFSEGGVRDTLSFNQLSEMQIYIPQLLEQQNIGILLTNIQKFITLQERKLELYKQLKKYLLQKMFANEQEKTPQIRFKGFDEDWKSEKLGNLVKFYSGLTYSPSDVMNSGTLVLRSSNIKNSDIVDADNVYVNSNIINSEKVKNKDIIVVVRNGSKNLIGKHAQVKHSIKNTVIGAFMTGIRSENPYFISSILDTQKFHIEINKNLGATINQITLSELKNMEFTIPNANLERKEIGMLINNISNLPITQKSKIDKAQQLKQYLLQNLFC, encoded by the coding sequence GTGGGATTCATTAAACAAACTGAACAGTTTGGAGATTATTCAGTTGCAAGCACAGACTTATCAAATTATTTTGTCATAAGTGAGTATACATTTGCTTACAATCCATCACGTATTAATGTGGGATCTATTGCCTATAAATCACAAGGAAAACAAAATTCTATTGTTTCTCCTTTATATATTTCTTTTAAAACTACAGAAAAACTTGAGGATACTTATTTATGGTATTGGTTTAAAACTCAGAATTTTGAAAAGCAAAGAGAAGTTTTTTCGGAAGGAGGCGTAAGAGATACTCTTTCCTTTAATCAATTAAGTGAAATGCAAATATATATCCCACAACTGTTAGAGCAACAAAATATAGGTATCTTACTTACTAATATTCAAAAATTTATTACACTCCAAGAACGTAAGCTAGAACTGTATAAACAACTTAAGAAATATTTGCTTCAAAAGATGTTTGCTAATGAACAGGAAAAAACTCCACAAATTAGATTTAAAGGATTTGATGAGGACTGGAAAAGCGAAAAATTAGGTAACTTGGTAAAATTTTATTCTGGATTAACTTATTCTCCCTCCGATGTAATGAACTCAGGAACTCTTGTGTTACGCTCTTCCAATATTAAAAATAGTGATATTGTTGATGCTGATAATGTTTATGTCAATAGTAATATAATTAATTCTGAAAAAGTTAAAAATAAAGATATTATAGTTGTTGTTAGAAATGGTTCTAAAAATTTAATTGGAAAACATGCTCAAGTAAAACATTCAATTAAAAATACTGTAATAGGGGCATTTATGACAGGTATTCGAAGTGAAAATCCATATTTTATTAGTTCTATTTTAGATACACAAAAATTTCATATTGAGATTAACAAGAATTTAGGGGCAACAATTAATCAAATAACTTTAAGTGAACTTAAAAATATGGAGTTTACAATTCCAAATGCTAATTTAGAACGTAAGGAAATTGGTATGCTAATTAACAATATTAGTAACCTACCTATAACTCAAAAAAGCAAGATAGATAAAGCGCAACAACTTAAACAATATTTGCTTCAAAATTTATTTTGTTAA
- a CDS encoding site-specific integrase, with translation MKKQLFWEYFEEWIELYKNGAVRPVTFAKYQITLRTLKKLAPHVTLDQLDRKLYQKLINEYAQNHEHQTVIDFNRHLKSSLVDALDDELIKRDPTRKVVIKGTISRNHKKKYLSQKELIKLMRELEIGPRISWDYFILLVAKTGLRFSEALGLTAKDFDFEARTLNVNKTWDYKSKISNFIPTKNDSSIRKIPIDRKLNTEFKRLTKKMDVSKPIFIQDQQRIFNSTINNRLEVLCNRANIPIISVHGLRHTHASVLLYAGVSIASVARRLGHSSITTTQETYLHVIRELDNQDNDKIIKYISTLK, from the coding sequence ATGAAGAAGCAGTTATTTTGGGAATATTTTGAAGAATGGATAGAATTATATAAAAATGGTGCAGTTAGACCCGTTACCTTTGCAAAGTATCAAATTACTCTTAGAACGTTGAAGAAATTAGCACCGCATGTTACTTTAGATCAATTAGACCGTAAATTATATCAAAAACTCATTAATGAATATGCACAAAATCATGAACATCAAACGGTAATTGATTTTAATCGTCATCTTAAATCTTCGTTAGTTGATGCTCTTGATGATGAGTTAATTAAGCGCGATCCAACCCGTAAAGTTGTTATTAAAGGAACAATAAGTCGTAATCACAAGAAGAAATATCTTAGTCAAAAAGAGTTAATTAAACTAATGCGAGAATTGGAAATAGGTCCAAGAATTTCTTGGGACTATTTTATTTTGCTTGTTGCTAAAACGGGTTTAAGATTTAGTGAAGCGTTAGGATTAACTGCTAAAGATTTTGATTTTGAAGCTCGAACTCTTAATGTTAATAAGACTTGGGATTATAAATCAAAAATTAGCAATTTTATCCCGACTAAAAATGATTCATCAATTCGCAAAATTCCAATTGATCGTAAATTAAACACAGAATTTAAACGTTTGACTAAGAAAATGGATGTTAGCAAGCCAATATTTATTCAGGATCAGCAACGAATATTTAATTCTACAATTAATAATCGCTTGGAAGTCTTATGCAATCGTGCTAATATTCCAATAATTAGCGTTCATGGTTTAAGACATACTCATGCTAGTGTGCTGCTTTATGCTGGTGTTTCAATTGCTTCAGTTGCTAGAAGACTGGGCCATTCTAGTATTACAACAACTCAAGAAACATATCTGCATGTGATTCGCGAACTAGATAATCAAGATAACGATAAAATTATTAAGTATATTTCAACGTTGAAATAG
- a CDS encoding type II toxin-antitoxin system RelB/DinJ family antitoxin: MNKTLQARMDGKLMDEAEGILKDLGLNRSTALKIFYQQIVWNNGLPFAVKKPEILNEETLDAMHEDLSKTKTYDNSDELWHDLGI; the protein is encoded by the coding sequence ATGAATAAAACTTTACAGGCCCGAATGGATGGTAAACTTATGGATGAAGCAGAAGGTATCTTAAAAGATTTAGGACTTAATCGTTCAACTGCCTTGAAAATTTTTTATCAACAAATTGTCTGGAATAATGGTTTACCTTTTGCAGTAAAAAAACCTGAAATCCTAAATGAAGAAACGTTGGATGCTATGCATGAAGATTTGTCTAAGACCAAGACTTACGATAATTCGGATGAATTATGGCATGACTTGGGTATTTAA